One window of the Allosaccharopolyspora coralli genome contains the following:
- the rfbD gene encoding dTDP-4-dehydrorhamnose reductase: MTRLAVLVPGGRGQLGSELRRLLAGARHSLVHAPGSGELDISDPEAVVDAVESFAETARDTDLRPVVINAAAFTAVDAAEDDPARAAAVNATGPGTLAKECAARRLPLLHVSTDYVFGGDGTEPYEPDAETGPKTVYGRTKLDGERAVLDAGAHAWVVRTSWVYGATGSNFVKTMARLAVERETVSVVDDQVGSPTWAADLARGLLELAGRVSERRGPQRRVLHCTNSGQTSWFEFARAVFEELEHDPERVRPCTTAEFPLPAPRPAYSVLSGTAWREAGLSPLPAWRESLTTALADNPEAFVHSDAPA; the protein is encoded by the coding sequence ATGACCCGGCTGGCGGTGCTCGTGCCGGGCGGGCGCGGACAACTCGGTTCGGAGCTGCGTCGCCTGCTCGCCGGGGCCCGCCACAGCCTGGTGCACGCACCGGGATCGGGTGAACTGGACATCTCCGACCCGGAGGCGGTCGTCGACGCGGTCGAGTCCTTCGCGGAGACCGCGCGGGACACCGACCTGCGCCCGGTGGTGATCAACGCGGCCGCGTTCACCGCGGTCGACGCGGCCGAGGACGACCCGGCTCGCGCGGCGGCGGTCAACGCGACAGGTCCCGGCACGCTCGCGAAGGAGTGTGCGGCTCGCCGGCTGCCGCTGCTGCACGTCTCGACCGACTACGTCTTCGGCGGCGACGGAACCGAGCCGTACGAACCGGACGCCGAGACGGGACCGAAGACCGTGTACGGAAGGACGAAACTCGACGGGGAACGAGCCGTGCTCGACGCGGGCGCTCACGCGTGGGTCGTCCGCACGTCCTGGGTGTACGGGGCGACGGGCAGCAATTTCGTCAAGACGATGGCGCGACTGGCCGTCGAGCGGGAAACGGTGTCCGTCGTCGACGATCAGGTCGGATCGCCGACGTGGGCGGCGGATCTGGCGCGTGGACTCCTGGAGCTCGCCGGGCGGGTCAGCGAACGGCGCGGGCCGCAGCGACGGGTGCTGCACTGCACGAACTCCGGTCAGACGAGCTGGTTCGAATTCGCACGCGCGGTGTTCGAGGAGTTGGAGCACGATCCGGAGCGGGTGCGTCCGTGCACGACCGCCGAGTTCCCCCTTCCGGCGCCTCGTCCCGCGTACTCGGTCCTGTCGGGAACGGCGTGGCGTGAAGCGGGTCTGTCGCCACTGCCCGCGTGGCGCGAGTCGCTCACCACCGCTCTCGCTGACAATCCGGAGGCCTTCGTCCACAGTGACGCCCCCGCGTGA
- a CDS encoding TIGR03089 family protein, which yields MSVTQAVLAPLLAEGSPKPLITHYDDATGARIELSRATTANWAAKTANWLVDEIDLEPGAPVAVLLPAHWQTAGVLLGAWWCGAHVVAEPEGAEVAFVPATDLSSADGAHAAAAVGLDAMGAPVHGLPSGIADYVSDIRIHGDEFAPTTPIPGSTKALLGSDVDELLGLARTRATELGFDGSTRVLSTLDWTLESGVLDGFLAVLLAQGSLVQCSNADAAKLPGRRETERTTTDLGDHER from the coding sequence ATGAGTGTCACGCAGGCCGTGCTGGCGCCGTTGCTGGCGGAAGGCTCACCGAAGCCGCTGATCACGCACTACGACGACGCGACCGGTGCCCGCATCGAACTCTCCCGCGCGACCACGGCGAACTGGGCCGCGAAGACCGCGAACTGGCTCGTCGACGAGATCGACCTCGAACCGGGCGCCCCGGTGGCGGTTCTGCTGCCCGCACACTGGCAGACGGCGGGCGTTCTGCTCGGCGCATGGTGGTGCGGTGCCCATGTGGTCGCCGAGCCGGAAGGAGCCGAGGTCGCGTTCGTTCCCGCAACCGACCTGTCCTCGGCCGACGGTGCGCACGCGGCGGCGGCCGTCGGTCTCGACGCGATGGGCGCTCCGGTACACGGGTTGCCCTCCGGGATCGCGGATTACGTCTCCGACATCCGGATCCACGGGGACGAGTTCGCCCCGACGACGCCGATTCCGGGCTCCACGAAGGCCCTGCTGGGATCCGATGTGGACGAACTGCTCGGCCTGGCCAGGACCCGCGCGACGGAGCTCGGTTTCGACGGCTCGACGCGCGTTCTGTCCACCCTGGACTGGACACTGGAGTCCGGTGTGCTCGACGGCTTCCTCGCCGTGCTGCTCGCCCAGGGGTCGTTGGTGCAGTGCTCGAACGCCGACGCGGCCAAGCTCCCCGGCAGGCGGGAAACGGAGCGCACCACCACCGATCTCGGCGACCACGAGCGGTGA
- a CDS encoding thioesterase family protein, with amino-acid sequence MSEHQSLFRPEGERFVSTRAAGSPWGELTGGGPVAGLLSRAVEQHLGGADSPFHVARLTFDLMRPVPHVPLEVSSRTIRDGKRLQVIETALFSEGVEMARVTAQALRRTDLGEPVRRTRPDYPLPATLEPGQLLPAAAGSLRWGVQDVTEVRWVSDQFGGSPSRVWLRMPLPLVPGERMSPLVHTAVLADCVNGAAPLRKPYGPFINSDITLSLHRELTGDWLGMEVQRDVQATGVGVVHAVLSDVQGAIGHVTESVLANQLG; translated from the coding sequence GTGTCCGAGCATCAGAGCCTGTTCCGCCCCGAGGGTGAGCGTTTCGTGTCCACCAGGGCCGCCGGGAGCCCGTGGGGCGAGCTGACCGGCGGCGGCCCCGTGGCGGGCCTGCTCAGCCGCGCCGTGGAGCAGCACCTCGGCGGCGCCGACTCACCCTTCCACGTCGCCCGCTTGACCTTCGACCTGATGCGCCCGGTGCCGCATGTTCCGTTGGAAGTCTCCAGCCGCACGATCCGCGACGGCAAACGTCTCCAGGTGATCGAGACCGCGCTGTTCTCCGAGGGCGTCGAAATGGCTCGGGTGACCGCACAAGCGTTGCGCCGCACCGATCTCGGCGAGCCCGTTCGCCGTACCCGGCCGGACTACCCGCTACCGGCGACGCTGGAGCCGGGACAGCTGCTGCCCGCGGCGGCGGGCTCGCTGCGGTGGGGCGTGCAGGACGTGACCGAGGTGCGCTGGGTCTCCGACCAGTTCGGCGGCAGCCCGAGCCGGGTGTGGTTGCGGATGCCCCTGCCGCTCGTGCCGGGCGAGCGGATGTCCCCGCTGGTCCACACCGCCGTGCTGGCCGACTGCGTCAACGGTGCCGCACCGTTGCGCAAACCGTACGGGCCGTTCATCAACAGCGACATCACACTGTCCCTGCACCGGGAACTCACCGGCGACTGGCTCGGCATGGAGGTTCAGCGCGACGTGCAGGCGACCGGGGTCGGTGTCGTCCACGCGGTGCTCTCCGACGTTCAGGGCGCGATCGGGCACGTCACCGAATCGGTGCTGGCCAACCAGCTCGGCTGA
- a CDS encoding LCP family protein yields the protein MLVLGRTAVAVASLLALAGTAAGWTMLDRFQDSVTSSEVLREIPDAPSADDAATDILLVGNDSRTDAQGNPLPLSVLKELRTESTNGLNTDTLILVRVPHNGSAPTAVSVPRDTLVQVPDSRPEKANAVYGLAKRTAADGLRADGITDSSRVERESALAGQRTLVRSVQQLTGVRIDHYAEVNLLGFYEVTEAIGGVDVCLNQATSDKDSGADFAAGEQTIAGGDALSFVRQRHGLPRGDLDRIVRQQVFMAALANKVLSTGTLTDPAKLEGLMAAARKSVVLDQEWDIVGFAQQMQGLASGGVHFVTLPVADVGARDDRGQSIVTVDPNEARRFVDGLASGPPGQRPAGIAPAGAMRLDGTAHRQTPTEDSPTPPEPGTAATDTPVVPDPPPRISSTGIPCVN from the coding sequence ATGCTTGTCCTCGGCCGCACCGCCGTCGCCGTGGCCTCGCTGCTCGCGTTGGCGGGTACCGCCGCGGGGTGGACGATGCTGGACCGTTTCCAGGACTCGGTGACCAGCTCCGAGGTGTTGCGGGAGATCCCGGACGCGCCGTCGGCCGACGACGCGGCGACCGACATTCTGCTCGTCGGCAACGACAGTCGCACCGACGCGCAGGGCAACCCGCTGCCGCTGTCGGTACTCAAGGAACTGCGCACCGAGAGCACCAACGGTCTCAACACGGACACGTTGATCCTCGTACGAGTCCCGCACAACGGTTCCGCTCCGACTGCGGTGTCCGTCCCCCGCGACACGTTGGTGCAGGTCCCGGACTCGCGACCGGAGAAGGCCAACGCCGTGTACGGCCTCGCGAAGCGAACCGCGGCGGACGGGCTCCGTGCGGACGGAATAACCGATTCGTCCCGAGTGGAGCGCGAGTCGGCACTCGCCGGGCAGCGCACCCTGGTCCGCAGCGTCCAACAACTCACCGGGGTGCGGATCGACCACTACGCCGAGGTGAACCTGCTCGGGTTCTACGAGGTCACCGAGGCCATCGGCGGCGTGGACGTGTGTCTGAACCAGGCCACCAGCGACAAGGACTCCGGGGCCGACTTCGCCGCGGGCGAGCAGACCATCGCCGGTGGCGACGCGCTCTCGTTCGTGCGGCAGCGCCACGGCCTGCCTAGAGGCGACCTCGACCGGATCGTGCGCCAGCAGGTGTTCATGGCGGCTCTGGCGAACAAGGTCCTCTCCACCGGCACCTTGACCGACCCGGCGAAACTCGAGGGGTTGATGGCGGCCGCCCGGAAGTCGGTGGTTCTCGACCAGGAGTGGGACATCGTCGGGTTCGCCCAGCAGATGCAGGGGCTCGCTTCCGGCGGAGTCCACTTCGTCACGTTGCCGGTCGCCGACGTCGGCGCCAGAGACGACCGAGGGCAGAGCATCGTGACCGTGGATCCGAACGAGGCACGCCGGTTCGTAGACGGCCTTGCCTCCGGCCCGCCCGGCCAGCGCCCGGCGGGCATCGCTCCGGCCGGTGCGATGCGACTCGACGGCACCGCACACCGCCAGACCCCGACAGAGGACTCCCCGACCCCGCCCGAGCCGGGTACCGCTGCCACGGACACCCCGGTTGTTCCCGACCCACCGCCGCGCATCAGCTCCACCGGCATCCCCTGCGTCAACTGA
- a CDS encoding LCP family protein — translation MDDRPRRPGTPQGRPGTPQGRPTRGVPPRPDAQRRRPPQADRPARHPAPAPAPPPPSDTWAPRRRNRRTPIGRVVIALLSVMIFATTGYAWGTLHGLNAGLSTNDVIGSGLNQSDGATDILLVGNDSRTDAQGNPLPEEILKQLRTTDDEGGDLTDTMILMRIPNGGGRASAVSFPRDTLVELGQGFGEQKLNSAMGRAKQAARTKLESEGVTDEKELEKKSTAQGQKFLVQTIEKLSGVGIDHYAEINLLGFYEMTKAVGGVEVCLKEPVDDSDYSGAVFDAGPQKVQGADALAFVRQRHGLPRGDLDRVVRQQVFMSGLARQMLSSGTLANPSRLSDLVTSLQKSIVLDDNWDVMKFAQQMQGIAAGNIEFHTIPVELDGSSGSEDVTADKQKVQTFVDDLLLPPKERAAKQQQNEAKEAQRAETTVNVYNASGVSGLAGEVRSKLGDQGYQEGDSGNAESMSKSVVQHAPGEAEVAQQIADSLGGISVEESSELTSGSAAIYLGDDYKGPGAQNFAGSGPMQLDGARQAKPQPAQEPSSGTEEQTITADGVPCVF, via the coding sequence GTGGACGACCGGCCGCGCAGGCCCGGCACCCCGCAGGGGCGACCGGGCACCCCGCAGGGACGCCCCACCCGCGGCGTTCCACCACGCCCCGACGCCCAGCGTCGCCGGCCGCCGCAGGCCGACAGGCCCGCTCGCCACCCGGCTCCGGCACCGGCACCGCCGCCACCTTCCGACACGTGGGCGCCGCGGCGCCGGAACCGCCGCACCCCGATCGGACGGGTCGTCATCGCACTGCTGTCGGTGATGATCTTCGCAACCACCGGTTACGCGTGGGGCACCCTTCACGGCTTGAACGCCGGCCTGAGCACCAACGACGTCATCGGCAGCGGGCTCAACCAGTCGGACGGCGCCACCGACATCCTGCTCGTCGGCAACGACAGCCGCACCGACGCCCAGGGCAACCCGCTGCCGGAAGAGATCCTCAAGCAGCTGCGCACCACCGACGACGAGGGCGGCGACCTCACCGACACGATGATCCTCATGCGGATCCCGAACGGCGGCGGCCGGGCCAGCGCCGTCTCGTTCCCCCGCGACACGCTCGTCGAACTCGGCCAGGGCTTCGGCGAACAGAAGCTGAACTCGGCGATGGGGCGGGCAAAGCAGGCAGCGCGGACGAAACTGGAATCCGAGGGCGTCACCGACGAAAAGGAACTCGAGAAGAAGAGCACCGCCCAGGGACAGAAGTTCCTGGTGCAAACCATCGAGAAGCTCTCGGGTGTGGGCATCGACCACTACGCCGAGATCAACCTGCTCGGCTTCTACGAGATGACCAAGGCCGTCGGCGGCGTCGAGGTGTGCCTGAAGGAACCCGTGGACGACAGCGACTACTCCGGCGCCGTCTTCGACGCGGGCCCGCAGAAGGTGCAGGGTGCCGACGCGCTCGCGTTCGTGCGGCAACGCCACGGCCTGCCTCGTGGGGACCTCGACCGTGTCGTCCGCCAGCAGGTGTTCATGTCCGGCCTCGCCCGCCAGATGCTCTCCAGCGGAACCCTGGCGAATCCCTCGCGGCTCAGCGACCTCGTCACCTCGCTGCAGAAGTCGATCGTGCTCGACGACAATTGGGACGTGATGAAGTTCGCGCAGCAGATGCAGGGCATCGCCGCGGGCAACATCGAGTTCCACACCATTCCGGTCGAGCTCGACGGGTCGTCGGGCTCCGAGGATGTGACCGCGGACAAGCAGAAGGTGCAGACGTTCGTCGACGACCTGCTGCTGCCGCCGAAGGAGCGGGCCGCCAAGCAGCAGCAGAACGAGGCGAAGGAAGCGCAACGGGCCGAGACGACGGTCAACGTCTACAACGCTTCCGGTGTCAGCGGCCTCGCGGGCGAGGTCCGCAGCAAGCTCGGCGACCAGGGGTACCAGGAGGGTGACAGCGGCAACGCCGAGTCCATGTCGAAGTCGGTCGTGCAGCACGCTCCCGGCGAGGCCGAGGTCGCGCAGCAGATCGCCGACAGCCTCGGTGGCATCTCCGTGGAGGAGAGCTCGGAGCTGACCAGCGGGAGCGCCGCGATCTACCTCGGCGACGACTACAAGGGCCCGGGCGCGCAGAACTTCGCGGGCAGCGGCCCGATGCAGCTCGACGGTGCGCGCCAGGCCAAGCCGCAACCCGCGCAGGAGCCGTCCAGCGGAACCGAGGAGCAAACGATCACCGCCGACGGCGTGCCGTGCGTCTTCTGA
- the purE gene encoding 5-(carboxyamino)imidazole ribonucleotide mutase, producing MGSDSDWPVMQDAATALDEFEVPYEVGVYSAHRTPQRMLDYAREAADRGLRVLVAGAGGAAHLPGMVASATVLPVIGVPVPLKYFDGLDSLLSIVQMPGGVPVSTVSVGGARNAGLLAVRTLATDSGERGARLRERMARFQDELENLVLDKHAALQERAQD from the coding sequence ATGGGCAGCGACTCCGACTGGCCGGTGATGCAGGATGCCGCGACGGCGCTCGACGAGTTCGAAGTGCCGTACGAGGTCGGGGTGTACTCCGCGCACCGCACACCGCAGCGGATGCTCGACTACGCCCGTGAAGCCGCCGACCGCGGGCTCCGCGTGCTCGTCGCGGGCGCGGGCGGTGCCGCGCACCTGCCGGGCATGGTCGCCTCGGCCACGGTGCTGCCGGTGATCGGCGTTCCGGTGCCGTTGAAGTACTTCGACGGTCTGGACTCGTTGTTGTCCATCGTCCAGATGCCGGGCGGCGTTCCCGTCTCGACCGTGTCGGTCGGGGGCGCGCGCAACGCGGGCCTGCTGGCGGTCCGCACACTCGCGACGGACTCCGGCGAGCGGGGCGCACGGCTGCGCGAGCGGATGGCCCGGTTCCAGGACGAGCTCGAGAACCTGGTGCTGGACAAGCACGCCGCGCTGCAGGAGCGGGCTCAGGACTGA
- the rfbB gene encoding dTDP-glucose 4,6-dehydratase has product MRVLVTGGAGFIGSHYVRQVLTGAYPAFADATVTVLDKLTYAGNEQNLAPVADHPRFRFVRGDVCDAALVRDLVSATDVIVHFAAETHVDRSIVGASDFVVTNVVGTDTLLQAALDHGVDKLVHVSTDEVYGSIEDGSWPEEHALEPNSPYSAAKAGSDLLARAYYRTHGLPVCVTRCSNNYGPYQFPEKVLPLFVTNLLDGEPVPLYGDGLHVRDWLHVDDHCRGVQLVAESGRAGEVYNIGGGIELTNREFTERLLAEMGLGESWIRPVEDRKGHDRRYSVDWTKIRTELGYEPQVGFAEGLADVVRWYRENRDWWEPLKKATGGRR; this is encoded by the coding sequence ATGCGAGTTCTGGTCACCGGCGGAGCGGGTTTCATCGGCTCCCACTACGTGCGGCAGGTCCTCACCGGCGCCTACCCGGCGTTCGCCGACGCGACGGTCACGGTCCTCGACAAACTCACGTACGCGGGCAACGAGCAGAACCTCGCGCCGGTCGCCGATCACCCCCGGTTCCGGTTCGTTCGTGGCGACGTGTGCGACGCCGCTCTGGTGCGCGACCTGGTGTCCGCGACCGACGTCATCGTGCATTTCGCCGCCGAGACGCACGTGGACCGCTCGATCGTCGGCGCGTCGGACTTCGTGGTCACGAACGTCGTCGGCACCGACACGCTGCTGCAGGCCGCGCTGGACCACGGCGTCGACAAGCTCGTGCACGTCTCGACCGACGAGGTCTACGGCTCGATCGAGGACGGTTCGTGGCCGGAGGAGCACGCGCTGGAGCCGAACTCGCCGTACTCCGCGGCGAAGGCGGGGTCGGACCTGCTCGCCCGCGCCTACTACCGCACGCACGGGTTGCCGGTGTGCGTGACGCGGTGCTCGAACAACTACGGCCCGTACCAGTTCCCGGAGAAGGTGCTGCCGTTGTTCGTCACGAACCTGCTCGACGGCGAGCCCGTCCCGCTCTACGGGGACGGGCTCCACGTGCGGGACTGGCTGCACGTTGACGACCACTGCCGCGGTGTCCAGCTGGTGGCCGAGTCCGGCCGCGCGGGTGAGGTCTACAACATCGGCGGTGGCATCGAGCTGACCAACAGGGAATTCACCGAACGGCTGCTGGCCGAGATGGGGCTCGGGGAGTCCTGGATCCGGCCGGTCGAGGACCGCAAGGGCCACGACCGGCGGTACTCGGTCGACTGGACGAAGATCCGCACGGAGCTGGGTTACGAGCCGCAGGTCGGTTTCGCCGAGGGGCTCGCGGACGTGGTGCGCTGGTACCGCGAGAACCGCGACTGGTGGGAGCCGTTGAAGAAGGCCACCGGGGGTCGTCGATGA
- a CDS encoding glycosyltransferase family 4 protein, giving the protein MAGGGEPRVLLDGTPLVGARTGVGRYTACLIDELTSTVDVSLIGLTLRGWRELRRKRPETATVTGIPLVASALHSAWARVEFPPIELLARGQDLVHGTNFVLPPSCRGRGVVTVHDLDFLNHAEQLPRRGREFPTLVRRSVRRAAAVCTPTRAVAESVIERFDVPEQTVHVTPLGVDRAWFAASPPDSTLRERYRLPSEYLVFVGGDVPRKGLSTVYSALDRELPPLVHVGPATTSAPTNVVRTGHVPDEVLRRIVRGASALVLPSRDEGFGLTALEALACGIPLVCSDIPALREVTDGQAVMVPYGDADALRTGLRLALTTPPTTRSQRRAHAATYTWRACAESTLTAYHHALA; this is encoded by the coding sequence GTGGCAGGCGGAGGTGAGCCGCGGGTCCTGCTCGACGGGACACCGCTCGTCGGGGCAAGGACGGGAGTGGGGCGCTACACCGCATGCCTGATTGACGAACTGACGTCCACCGTGGACGTGTCGCTGATCGGCCTGACCCTCCGGGGTTGGCGGGAGCTGCGGAGGAAACGGCCCGAAACGGCGACGGTGACCGGGATTCCCCTGGTGGCCTCCGCCCTGCACTCCGCTTGGGCACGCGTCGAGTTCCCGCCGATCGAACTGTTGGCTCGTGGCCAGGACCTGGTACACGGTACGAACTTCGTGCTGCCGCCGTCGTGTCGCGGTCGCGGCGTGGTCACCGTGCACGACCTCGACTTTCTGAACCACGCGGAACAGCTGCCGCGACGGGGCCGCGAGTTTCCGACTCTGGTGCGCCGGTCCGTCCGGCGAGCAGCGGCCGTGTGCACGCCGACCCGCGCTGTGGCCGAGTCGGTGATCGAACGGTTCGACGTTCCCGAGCAGACCGTGCACGTCACTCCACTCGGGGTCGACAGGGCGTGGTTCGCCGCGTCGCCACCGGATTCCACGCTGCGGGAGCGATACCGGCTACCGTCGGAGTACCTGGTGTTCGTCGGTGGGGACGTGCCCCGCAAGGGACTGTCCACGGTGTACTCCGCGCTGGATCGTGAGCTGCCGCCACTGGTTCACGTCGGCCCAGCAACGACCTCGGCTCCCACGAACGTGGTGCGTACCGGCCACGTGCCGGACGAAGTGCTGCGCCGGATCGTTCGAGGCGCGAGCGCACTCGTCCTCCCTTCCCGCGACGAGGGTTTCGGGCTTACCGCGCTGGAGGCGCTGGCGTGCGGGATTCCCCTGGTGTGCTCGGACATTCCGGCGCTTCGGGAGGTCACCGACGGACAGGCCGTCATGGTCCCGTACGGCGACGCCGACGCACTACGCACCGGACTCCGGCTCGCTCTCACCACACCGCCGACCACGAGGTCGCAGCGACGCGCACACGCTGCGACCTACACCTGGCGCGCCTGCGCCGAAAGCACCCTCACCGCCTACCATCACGCGCTCGCCTGA